A portion of the Kineococcus endophyticus genome contains these proteins:
- the gcvT gene encoding glycine cleavage system aminomethyltransferase GcvT: MSTSTTPVTTPAVSPLAQAHAELGASFTDFAGWSMPLRYASDLAEHKAVRTSAGLFDLSHMGEIRVTGPEAGRALDAALVGRPSAMAVGRAAYGMVVDHEGGIVDDLVTYRLGEEEFLVVANAANVEPVVVALADRARPFDAHVADETARWGLVAVQGPASVAIVTPLLESGPDLATLRYYRSVTAVLAGVEVLLARTGYTGEDGFEVFVPVERTREVWDALLAATREHGGVPAGLACRDTLRLEAGMPLYGHELSQDTTPFAAGLGRVVVLDKEPGAVGLEALQRLAQEPPTRVLVGLRGEGRRAPRAGYAVVSGGEAVGEVTSGALSPTLGHPVAMAYVDAALAEPGTRLGVDVRGTELPVEVVALPFYRRER, encoded by the coding sequence GTGAGCACCAGCACCACCCCGGTCACCACCCCTGCCGTGAGCCCGCTGGCCCAGGCGCACGCCGAGCTGGGCGCGTCGTTCACCGACTTCGCCGGCTGGTCGATGCCGCTGCGCTACGCCTCCGACCTCGCCGAGCACAAGGCCGTGCGCACGAGCGCCGGGCTCTTCGACCTCTCGCACATGGGCGAGATCCGCGTCACCGGACCCGAGGCCGGCCGCGCCCTGGACGCCGCCCTCGTCGGGCGCCCCTCGGCGATGGCCGTCGGGCGGGCGGCCTACGGGATGGTCGTCGACCACGAGGGTGGGATCGTCGACGACCTCGTCACCTACCGCCTGGGCGAGGAGGAGTTCCTCGTCGTGGCCAACGCCGCGAACGTCGAACCCGTCGTCGTCGCCCTGGCCGACCGCGCCCGCCCGTTCGACGCCCACGTCGCCGACGAGACGGCCCGCTGGGGCTTGGTCGCCGTGCAGGGGCCCGCCTCCGTCGCCATCGTGACCCCCCTGCTGGAGTCCGGGCCGGACCTCGCGACGCTGCGCTACTACCGCTCGGTCACCGCGGTGCTGGCCGGGGTCGAGGTCCTGCTGGCCCGCACCGGGTACACCGGTGAGGACGGCTTCGAGGTGTTCGTCCCCGTCGAGCGCACGCGCGAGGTGTGGGACGCCCTGCTCGCCGCCACCCGCGAGCACGGCGGGGTCCCCGCGGGCTTGGCCTGCCGCGACACCCTCCGCCTCGAGGCCGGGATGCCGCTCTACGGGCACGAGCTGAGCCAGGACACGACCCCCTTCGCCGCCGGGCTGGGCCGCGTCGTCGTCCTCGACAAGGAGCCCGGGGCCGTGGGGCTGGAGGCCCTGCAGCGGCTGGCGCAGGAACCGCCCACGCGCGTCCTCGTGGGGCTGCGCGGCGAGGGTCGCCGGGCCCCCCGCGCCGGGTACGCCGTCGTGTCCGGGGGCGAGGCGGTCGGTGAGGTCACGAGCGGGGCGCTCTCCCCGACGCTGGGCCACCCCGTGGCGATGGCGTACGTCGACGCGGCGCTGGCGGAGCCGGGCACGCGCCTCGGCGTGGACGTCCGCGGGACCGAGCTGCCGGTCGAGGTCGTGGCCCTGCCCTTCTACCGCCGGGAGCGCTGA
- a CDS encoding MFS transporter, whose product MTTTSTDHPVTGRTTPGPRRHRVGFLLVAAAFATAMAFATVPTPLWALYRERDGLPTVVVTVAFAVYAAGVAVSLFTVGHLSDHLGRRLVLVPALALEAVAALLLVLTPDVVVLVVARVLTGLAVGAVTPTATAWLAELHGRTPSTRPGTAAVVATAANLGGLGLGSLLAGFLVGHLGDPLRVPHLLFLVLLVVLAVAVRTVPETVAADVRAEHRPYRVQRVAVPRDARGRYLAAALASFGLFAVLGLFSSLAPSVLSTLGHAGAVPGGATAFAVFGAAALSQVLLTRLHPDHQLRLGLVLTSAGVLVLGAGVLAASVVLFVGGGVLAGAGVGALLKGALATAVALAPAGARGEATAGVFLAGYLGMAVPALAVGVSSSAGVAFAVSVPVLAGVVLLLLGAVAVALRATGRVRA is encoded by the coding sequence GTGACCACGACCAGCACCGACCACCCCGTGACCGGCAGGACGACCCCCGGTCCCCGCCGGCACCGGGTGGGCTTCCTCCTCGTCGCCGCCGCGTTCGCGACGGCCATGGCCTTCGCCACCGTGCCCACCCCGCTGTGGGCGCTCTACCGCGAACGCGACGGGCTGCCGACCGTGGTCGTGACCGTCGCCTTCGCCGTCTACGCGGCCGGGGTGGCCGTCAGCCTGTTCACCGTCGGGCACCTGTCCGACCACCTCGGCCGGCGTCTCGTCCTCGTCCCGGCACTCGCCCTCGAGGCCGTCGCGGCCCTGCTGCTGGTCCTCACCCCGGACGTCGTCGTCCTGGTCGTGGCCCGCGTCCTCACCGGGCTCGCGGTCGGCGCCGTGACCCCGACGGCGACGGCCTGGCTCGCCGAGCTGCACGGACGGACGCCCTCGACCCGGCCCGGGACGGCCGCCGTCGTCGCGACCGCCGCCAACCTCGGCGGCCTCGGCCTGGGGTCCCTGCTCGCGGGGTTCCTCGTCGGGCACCTCGGCGACCCGCTGCGCGTCCCGCACCTGCTGTTCCTCGTCCTGCTGGTCGTCCTCGCGGTCGCCGTGCGGACCGTCCCCGAGACCGTCGCCGCTGACGTCCGCGCCGAGCACCGCCCCTACCGCGTCCAGCGCGTCGCCGTGCCGCGCGACGCCCGCGGCCGCTACCTCGCCGCGGCCCTCGCCTCCTTCGGCCTCTTCGCCGTCCTCGGCCTGTTCAGCTCCCTGGCCCCCTCCGTCCTGTCCACGCTGGGCCACGCCGGTGCCGTCCCCGGCGGGGCGACCGCCTTCGCGGTCTTCGGGGCCGCCGCGCTGAGCCAGGTGCTGCTCACCCGGCTGCACCCCGACCACCAGCTCCGGCTCGGGCTCGTCCTGACGTCGGCCGGGGTCCTCGTCCTGGGCGCCGGGGTCCTCGCGGCCTCCGTCGTGCTCTTCGTCGGCGGCGGGGTCCTCGCCGGTGCCGGGGTCGGTGCGCTGCTCAAGGGCGCGCTCGCGACGGCCGTCGCCCTCGCCCCGGCCGGAGCGCGCGGGGAGGCCACGGCCGGGGTGTTCCTCGCCGGGTACCTCGGGATGGCCGTCCCGGCGCTCGCCGTCGGGGTCAGCTCGAGCGCCGGGGTCGCGTTCGCCGTCTCGGTGCCCGTCCTGGCGGGGGTCGTGCTCCTGCTCCTGGGGGCGGTGGCCGTCGCGCTGCGGGCCACGGGGCGGGTGCGAGCATGA
- the purM gene encoding phosphoribosylformylglycinamidine cyclo-ligase: protein MSGTTYASAGVDVVAGDRAVELMKASVARTQGPEVVGGFGGFAGLYDVSVLKDYRRPLLATSTDGVGTKVAVAQALDVHDTIGADLVGMVVDDVVVCGATPLFMTDYIACGRVVPERMAAIVAGIARACEEAGVALVGGETAEHPGLLGAEEYDVAGAVTGVVEADELLGPEKVRAGDVLVAMASSGLHSNGYSLVRRVVADAGWAYDRHVDEFGRTLGEELLVPTRIYARPALATLATGGVHAMSHVTGGGLAANLARCLPADVTAEVDRSTWTPGAVFSVVRDLGQVPTDDLERTLNLGVGMVAVVAAEQAQAVVDTVEQAGMPAWVCGEVRSRTEEDGASNGKGIAGGVALLRGTHQGW, encoded by the coding sequence GTGAGTGGAACGACCTACGCCTCCGCGGGCGTCGACGTCGTCGCGGGCGACCGCGCCGTCGAGCTCATGAAGGCGTCCGTCGCCCGCACGCAGGGCCCGGAGGTCGTCGGCGGGTTCGGCGGCTTCGCCGGGCTCTACGACGTGTCCGTGCTGAAGGACTACCGCCGGCCGCTGCTCGCCACGAGCACCGACGGCGTCGGGACGAAGGTGGCCGTCGCCCAGGCGCTCGACGTGCACGACACCATCGGTGCCGACCTCGTCGGGATGGTCGTCGACGACGTCGTCGTCTGCGGGGCCACCCCGCTGTTCATGACGGACTACATCGCCTGCGGTCGCGTCGTGCCCGAGCGGATGGCCGCGATCGTCGCCGGCATCGCCCGCGCGTGCGAGGAGGCCGGGGTCGCCCTCGTCGGCGGCGAGACCGCCGAGCACCCGGGGCTCCTGGGCGCCGAGGAGTACGACGTCGCCGGCGCGGTGACCGGTGTCGTCGAGGCCGACGAGCTGCTGGGCCCCGAGAAGGTCCGCGCCGGGGACGTCCTCGTGGCGATGGCCTCGTCCGGTCTGCACTCCAACGGGTACTCGCTCGTCCGCCGCGTCGTCGCCGACGCCGGCTGGGCCTACGACCGGCACGTGGACGAGTTCGGCCGCACGCTGGGTGAGGAGCTGCTCGTCCCGACCCGCATCTACGCCCGGCCCGCGCTCGCGACGCTGGCGACCGGTGGCGTGCACGCGATGAGCCACGTCACCGGCGGTGGCCTGGCCGCGAACCTGGCGCGCTGCCTGCCCGCCGACGTGACGGCAGAGGTCGACCGCTCGACGTGGACGCCGGGTGCGGTGTTCTCCGTGGTCCGCGACCTAGGGCAGGTGCCGACCGACGACCTCGAGCGCACCCTGAACCTCGGGGTGGGGATGGTCGCGGTGGTCGCCGCCGAGCAGGCGCAGGCCGTCGTCGACACCGTCGAGCAGGCCGGGATGCCGGCGTGGGTGTGCGGTGAGGTCCGGTCGCGGACCGAGGAGGACGGCGCGAGCAACGGCAAGGGGATCGCAGGAGGCGTGGCGCTCCTCCGGGGGACTCACCAGGGCTGGTGA
- a CDS encoding DNA topoisomerase IB — MPRLRRVSVSSPGFSRRRRGRGWSYLDTGGERIVDPDVIARISALAIPPAYTDVWICPFPNGHLQAVGTDDRGRRQYRYHEQWRLEQDRAKHDRVLEVAARLPAARDRVTALLATDGLTRERVLAAAFRLLDLGFFRVGGDSYAEENGSYGLATLRRDHVHQRGEELVFSYVAKSGKDRTAVIADPAVRDVVRSLKRRRGGGEDLLVWKERGRWHDVTSEDVNGFLHETIGPDVSAKDFRTWHATVLAAVALAVSLPVAGTPTARRRAVTRACAEVSAYLGNTPSVCRSSYIDPRVIDLFGDGVTIAPVLDDLGADASFGHPATHGVVERAVQDLLHTDPAAVTRSIARGRVPRLASPRLSVPGGDRAA; from the coding sequence GTGCCCCGCCTGCGCCGCGTCTCGGTCTCCTCCCCCGGTTTCTCCCGGCGACGGCGGGGCAGGGGCTGGTCGTACCTCGACACCGGCGGGGAACGCATCGTCGACCCGGACGTGATCGCCCGGATCAGCGCGCTGGCGATCCCCCCGGCGTACACCGACGTCTGGATCTGCCCGTTCCCGAACGGGCACCTGCAGGCCGTCGGCACGGACGACCGGGGCCGGCGCCAGTACCGCTACCACGAGCAGTGGCGGTTGGAGCAGGACCGGGCCAAGCACGACCGCGTGCTCGAGGTCGCGGCGCGGTTGCCGGCGGCCCGCGACCGCGTCACGGCCCTGCTGGCCACCGACGGCCTGACCCGCGAGCGCGTGCTCGCGGCCGCGTTCCGGCTGCTGGACCTGGGGTTCTTCCGCGTCGGCGGCGACTCCTACGCCGAGGAGAACGGCTCGTACGGCCTCGCGACGCTGCGCCGCGACCACGTGCACCAACGCGGCGAGGAACTGGTGTTCTCGTACGTCGCGAAGTCGGGCAAGGACCGCACGGCGGTGATCGCCGACCCCGCCGTCCGCGACGTCGTGCGTTCCCTGAAGCGCCGGCGCGGCGGCGGCGAGGACCTGCTCGTGTGGAAGGAGCGCGGCCGCTGGCACGACGTGACCTCCGAGGACGTCAACGGGTTCCTCCACGAGACGATCGGTCCGGACGTCAGCGCCAAGGACTTCCGGACGTGGCACGCCACCGTGCTCGCGGCCGTCGCGCTGGCGGTCTCGCTGCCCGTCGCGGGCACCCCGACGGCCCGCCGGCGGGCGGTGACGAGGGCCTGCGCCGAGGTGTCCGCGTACCTGGGCAACACCCCCAGCGTGTGCCGCAGCAGCTACATCGACCCGCGCGTCATCGACCTGTTCGGGGACGGGGTCACCATCGCCCCCGTCCTCGACGACCTCGGGGCGGACGCCTCCTTCGGCCACCCCGCCACCCACGGGGTCGTGGAGCGGGCCGTGCAGGACCTGCTGCACACCGACCCCGCCGCTGTCACCCGCTCGATCGCGCGCGGGCGAGTGCCGCGGCTGGCCTCGCCCCGGCTGTCGGTGCCCGGCGGCGACCGGGCGGCGTGA
- the purF gene encoding amidophosphoribosyltransferase, with amino-acid sequence MARGDGRLNHDLLPGEKGPQDACGVFGVWAPGEEVSKLTFYGLYALQHRGQEAAGIAVSNGEQILVFKDTGLVSQVFDESALESLQGHIAVGHARYSTTGGGGWQNAQPTLGDTAGGTVALAHNGNLTNQFALRDMLAERYPSAPQPPLRGRPSPSEIARGNTTDTAILTALFAGDPDHTLEATAAEVLPHVQGAFSLVFMDEHTLYAARDPQGIRPLVLGRLDRGWVVASETPALDICGASFVREIEPGELIAIDADGLRSTRFAEAKPKGCVFEYVYLARPDTSINGKVVQESRVEMGRVLAREHPVEADLVIPTPESGTPAAIGYAEESGIPYGQGMVKNSYVGRTFIQPSQTIRQLGIRLKLNPLKHVVAGKRLVVVDDSIVRGNTQRALIRMLREAGAAEIHVRISSPPVKWPCFYGIDFATRAELIANGLTVDDIAQSIGADSLGYISAEGMIAATEQPTERLCSACFTGEYPVPLNDLDRLGERSMDKPRIPITPVTRHQHDTPEGAQQ; translated from the coding sequence GTGGCCCGCGGTGACGGACGTCTGAACCACGACCTGCTCCCCGGCGAGAAGGGCCCCCAGGACGCGTGTGGCGTCTTCGGGGTCTGGGCGCCGGGCGAGGAAGTCTCCAAGCTCACCTTCTACGGCCTCTACGCCCTGCAGCACCGGGGGCAGGAGGCGGCCGGCATCGCCGTCAGCAACGGCGAGCAGATCCTCGTCTTCAAGGACACCGGGCTGGTGTCCCAGGTCTTCGACGAGTCGGCGCTGGAGTCCCTGCAGGGGCACATCGCCGTCGGTCACGCCCGCTACTCCACGACCGGTGGTGGCGGCTGGCAGAACGCGCAGCCCACGCTCGGCGACACCGCCGGCGGCACGGTGGCGCTCGCCCACAACGGCAACCTGACGAACCAGTTCGCGCTGCGCGACATGCTGGCCGAGCGCTACCCCAGCGCCCCGCAGCCGCCGCTGCGCGGTCGTCCCTCGCCCAGCGAGATCGCCCGCGGGAACACCACGGACACCGCGATCCTCACGGCGCTGTTCGCCGGCGACCCCGACCACACCCTCGAGGCGACGGCCGCCGAGGTCCTCCCGCACGTGCAGGGTGCGTTCTCCCTCGTCTTCATGGACGAGCACACGCTGTACGCCGCGCGCGACCCGCAGGGCATCCGCCCGCTCGTCCTCGGCCGCCTCGACCGCGGCTGGGTCGTCGCCTCCGAGACGCCCGCGCTCGACATCTGCGGTGCGAGCTTCGTCCGGGAGATCGAACCCGGCGAGCTCATCGCGATCGACGCGGACGGCCTGCGCAGCACCCGGTTCGCCGAGGCCAAGCCCAAGGGCTGCGTCTTCGAGTACGTCTACCTCGCCCGCCCGGACACCTCCATCAACGGCAAGGTCGTCCAGGAGTCGCGCGTGGAGATGGGCCGGGTCCTGGCCCGCGAGCACCCCGTCGAGGCCGACCTCGTCATCCCGACCCCGGAATCGGGCACGCCCGCGGCCATCGGCTACGCCGAGGAGTCCGGCATCCCCTACGGCCAGGGCATGGTCAAGAACTCCTACGTGGGCCGGACGTTCATCCAGCCCAGCCAGACCATCCGCCAGCTCGGCATCCGGCTCAAGCTCAACCCGCTCAAGCACGTCGTCGCGGGCAAGCGGCTCGTCGTCGTGGACGACTCGATCGTGCGCGGCAACACTCAGCGGGCCCTGATCCGGATGCTGCGCGAGGCCGGGGCGGCCGAGATCCACGTGCGGATCTCCTCGCCGCCGGTGAAGTGGCCGTGCTTCTACGGCATCGACTTCGCCACCCGCGCCGAGCTCATCGCCAACGGCCTGACCGTCGACGACATCGCGCAGAGCATCGGCGCCGACTCCCTCGGCTACATCTCGGCCGAGGGCATGATCGCGGCGACCGAGCAGCCGACCGAACGGCTCTGCTCGGCGTGCTTCACGGGGGAGTACCCCGTGCCGCTCAACGACCTCGACCGGCTCGGCGAGCGCTCGATGGACAAGCCGCGCATCCCCATCACCCCCGTCACCCGGCACCAGCACGACACCCCCGAGGGAGCTCAGCAGTGA
- a CDS encoding LysR family transcriptional regulator — MELAQLETFLAVVDAGTISAAARRLGSAQSTISTVVRGLEDDLGVALFTRTSRQAVLTDAGRALLPEARRLLAGAAEARTAVREADAGPAGPLTVGVVTTMHPVDLPSLLSSFTTAHPRVSVSMRVVADGSRGLLRALVEGELDVAFLSWPFRPPGSVELRPLVRTPFRLLVPAGHPAPTARPVALADLAGERWVDGPPGFGNRLLVDAAFDRVGARRTVAVEVPDVSTFPAYVAAGLGMAFVPGTVPVPPGVRELALEEPTPPWSLALATRRATPDRPVRRAVEAFVEEVRLSTRGR, encoded by the coding sequence GTGGAGCTGGCTCAGCTGGAGACGTTCCTCGCCGTGGTCGACGCGGGCACCATCAGCGCGGCCGCCCGTCGGCTGGGCTCGGCGCAGTCGACGATCAGCACCGTCGTGCGCGGTCTGGAGGACGACCTCGGCGTCGCCCTCTTCACCCGCACCTCCCGGCAGGCCGTCCTCACCGACGCCGGCCGGGCGCTGCTGCCCGAGGCGCGGCGGCTGCTGGCGGGCGCCGCCGAGGCGCGGACCGCGGTCCGCGAGGCGGACGCGGGACCCGCGGGACCGCTGACCGTCGGCGTCGTCACGACGATGCACCCCGTCGACCTGCCCTCGCTGCTCAGCAGCTTCACCACCGCGCACCCGCGGGTGTCGGTGTCCATGCGCGTCGTGGCGGACGGGTCCCGCGGGCTGCTGCGCGCGCTCGTGGAGGGCGAGCTCGACGTGGCGTTCCTGTCGTGGCCGTTCCGGCCGCCGGGCAGCGTCGAACTGCGGCCGCTGGTCCGGACCCCGTTCCGGCTCCTCGTCCCGGCCGGGCACCCGGCGCCGACCGCCCGGCCGGTGGCGCTCGCCGACCTGGCCGGGGAGCGGTGGGTCGACGGGCCGCCGGGGTTCGGCAACCGGCTGCTCGTCGACGCCGCGTTCGACCGGGTCGGGGCGCGGCGCACCGTGGCGGTGGAGGTCCCGGACGTCTCGACGTTCCCCGCCTACGTCGCCGCCGGTCTCGGGATGGCCTTCGTGCCCGGGACCGTGCCGGTGCCGCCGGGGGTGCGCGAACTGGCCCTGGAGGAACCGACGCCGCCGTGGTCGCTCGCCCTCGCGACGCGGCGCGCCACCCCGGACCGGCCGGTGCGGCGCGCCGTCGAGGCGTTCGTCGAGGAGGTGCGCCTCAGCACTCGGGGACGTTGA
- a CDS encoding PHP domain-containing protein, with translation MDPVHALRRTAFLLEREQASSFRVEAFRKAAAVLLALDADEFDTRLGAGTLTDLKGIGKSSAEIVVQAAQGRTPERLAKLEDAAGPLVEGGEELRAQLRGDLHTHTDASDGGSPLAEMAFTAAELGHEYIAVTDHSEGLKVANGLDRGRREAQLEQIAALAAPLAPFRLLSGIEVDIGKDGTLDCPPDLLARLDVVVASVHSELRMPADAMTRRMLAAIRSGRMDVLGHCTGRMVKGGHGRVGEKGRPPSEFDAAAVFAACVEFDVAVEINARPERLDPPRALLRQAVEAGCLFTLSTDAHAPGQLDWQPYGCARAEECEVPADRIVTTWPVERLQEWVSTRRAAHA, from the coding sequence GTGGACCCCGTGCACGCGTTGCGCCGCACCGCGTTCCTGCTGGAACGCGAACAGGCGAGCAGTTTCCGGGTGGAGGCGTTCCGCAAGGCCGCCGCGGTCCTGCTCGCCCTCGACGCCGACGAGTTCGACACCCGCCTCGGGGCCGGCACGCTCACCGACCTCAAGGGCATCGGGAAGTCCTCGGCCGAGATCGTCGTCCAGGCCGCGCAGGGCCGGACGCCGGAACGCCTGGCGAAGCTGGAGGACGCGGCCGGCCCGCTCGTGGAGGGCGGGGAGGAGTTGCGGGCCCAGCTGCGCGGCGACCTGCACACCCACACCGACGCCAGCGACGGCGGCAGCCCCCTCGCCGAGATGGCGTTCACCGCGGCCGAACTCGGCCACGAGTACATCGCGGTCACCGACCACTCCGAGGGCCTCAAGGTCGCCAACGGCCTCGACCGCGGCCGCCGGGAGGCGCAGCTGGAGCAGATCGCGGCGCTCGCCGCCCCGCTGGCCCCGTTCCGGCTGCTGTCCGGCATCGAGGTGGACATCGGCAAGGACGGCACGCTGGACTGCCCGCCGGACCTGCTGGCCCGGCTCGACGTCGTGGTCGCGTCGGTGCACTCCGAACTGCGGATGCCGGCAGACGCGATGACCCGGCGGATGCTGGCCGCGATCCGGTCCGGGCGGATGGACGTCCTCGGCCACTGCACGGGGCGCATGGTCAAGGGCGGTCACGGACGGGTGGGGGAGAAGGGCCGTCCGCCGAGCGAGTTCGACGCCGCCGCGGTGTTCGCCGCGTGCGTCGAGTTCGACGTCGCCGTCGAGATCAACGCCCGGCCCGAACGCCTCGACCCGCCCCGGGCGTTGCTGCGGCAGGCCGTCGAGGCGGGCTGCCTGTTCACGCTGTCGACCGACGCCCACGCGCCCGGGCAGCTCGACTGGCAGCCCTACGGGTGCGCCAGGGCGGAGGAGTGCGAGGTGCCGGCCGACCGGATCGTCACGACGTGGCCGGTGGAGCGGTTGCAGGAGTGGGTGTCGACGCGGCGCGCTGCCCACGCGTGA
- a CDS encoding L-serine ammonia-lyase — MFSIGIGPSSSHTVGPMRAALAFAEDVQAAGDLSRVASVTVDLHGSLGATGRGHGSDRAVVLGLLGERPELVDPDAVEARLDAVARERELPLLGVHRVPFDPDADVRLLVQSLPAHPNGMVFTARDAAGDVVAERTSYSVGGGFVRNHPLEPDAPVVGTGEGLPHAFRTGEELLEHCRSTGLGVADLVRRNEESLRPGDEVDAGLLRIFAAMAACVDHGLVTDGVLPGGLGVRRRAPRLHTQLLAEEGNSSDDALHAMDWVSLFALAVNEENAAGGRVVTAPTNGAAGIVPAVLHFYRRFVPGADDAGTVRFLLAAGGIGIVLKETGSISGAEVGCQGEVGSASAMAAAGLAAVLGGTPEQVENAAEIAVEHHLGLTCDPVGGLVQIPCIERNAVGATTAIHAARTAMRGDGSHVVSLDTAIATMRQTGAHMRSEYKETSLGGLALTVVGRGARPVTVGVNVPEC, encoded by the coding sequence ATGTTCTCCATCGGCATCGGCCCGTCGAGCTCGCACACCGTCGGGCCGATGCGGGCGGCGCTCGCCTTCGCCGAGGACGTGCAGGCCGCCGGGGACCTGAGTCGCGTGGCGTCGGTGACCGTGGACCTGCACGGGTCCCTGGGCGCCACCGGCCGCGGCCACGGCAGCGACCGGGCCGTCGTCCTGGGGCTGCTGGGGGAGCGTCCCGAACTCGTCGACCCCGACGCCGTCGAGGCGCGGCTGGACGCGGTCGCCCGAGAGCGCGAACTCCCGCTGCTCGGTGTCCACCGCGTGCCGTTCGACCCGGACGCCGACGTCCGGCTCCTGGTCCAGTCGCTGCCGGCCCACCCCAACGGGATGGTCTTCACCGCGCGCGACGCCGCCGGTGACGTCGTCGCCGAGCGGACGTCGTACTCCGTCGGCGGGGGTTTCGTCCGGAACCACCCGCTCGAACCCGACGCCCCCGTGGTGGGGACGGGGGAGGGGTTGCCGCACGCGTTCCGCACGGGCGAGGAACTCCTCGAGCACTGCCGCAGCACGGGCCTCGGCGTCGCGGACCTGGTGCGCCGCAACGAGGAGAGCCTGCGCCCGGGCGACGAGGTGGACGCGGGGCTGCTGCGCATCTTCGCGGCGATGGCGGCCTGCGTGGACCACGGCCTCGTCACCGACGGCGTCCTGCCCGGAGGTCTCGGCGTCCGCCGTCGCGCGCCGCGCCTGCACACCCAACTGCTCGCCGAGGAGGGGAACTCCTCCGACGACGCCCTGCACGCGATGGACTGGGTGAGCCTGTTCGCCCTGGCCGTCAACGAGGAGAACGCCGCGGGCGGCCGCGTCGTGACGGCCCCGACGAACGGGGCCGCGGGCATCGTCCCGGCCGTCCTGCACTTCTACCGCCGCTTCGTGCCGGGCGCCGACGACGCCGGGACCGTGCGGTTCCTGCTGGCCGCCGGGGGCATCGGGATCGTCCTGAAGGAGACCGGGTCGATCTCCGGGGCCGAGGTCGGGTGCCAGGGGGAGGTCGGCTCGGCCAGCGCGATGGCCGCCGCGGGCCTCGCGGCCGTCCTGGGCGGAACGCCCGAACAGGTCGAGAACGCGGCGGAGATCGCCGTCGAGCACCACCTCGGCCTCACGTGCGACCCCGTCGGCGGGCTCGTCCAGATCCCCTGCATCGAACGGAACGCGGTCGGCGCGACGACGGCGATCCACGCGGCCCGCACCGCGATGCGCGGCGACGGCAGCCACGTCGTCAGTCTCGACACCGCGATCGCGACGATGCGGCAGACGGGCGCGCACATGCGCTCGGAGTACAAGGAGACCTCGCTCGGCGGGCTCGCCCTGACGGTCGTCGGGCGGGGAGCCCGGCCCGTGACCGTGGGGGTCAACGTCCCCGAGTGCTGA
- a CDS encoding DUF3073 domain-containing protein: MGRGRQKAKQTKVARELKYFSPDTDYNALQRELHGPDPYRQTGRPAAPEAPESDVEDDDSDDNPEDWSKYTATDDYDDWTSKRRA; encoded by the coding sequence ATGGGGCGCGGCCGTCAGAAGGCCAAGCAGACGAAGGTCGCTCGGGAGCTGAAGTACTTCAGCCCCGACACCGACTACAACGCTCTGCAACGTGAGCTTCACGGGCCCGACCCGTACCGCCAGACGGGGCGGCCTGCCGCCCCCGAGGCGCCGGAGTCTGACGTGGAAGACGACGACTCGGACGACAACCCCGAGGACTGGTCGAAGTACACCGCCACGGACGACTACGACGACTGGACGTCCAAGCGCCGGGCTTGA
- a CDS encoding sterol carrier family protein, producing MPPRRRTDPTEGLAAVRAVTAVLDEGGKPARPALATAVRYCLEELAARYPGGSVEVRVPPFAAVQVIEGPRHTRGTPPAVVEMDGPTWIALATGSLTFSDARAAGRVQASGQRTDLGELLPLVPPAPV from the coding sequence GTGCCACCGCGTCGACGCACCGATCCCACCGAGGGCCTGGCCGCCGTCCGTGCGGTGACGGCGGTCCTGGACGAGGGCGGGAAGCCCGCCCGGCCCGCGCTGGCGACCGCCGTCCGGTACTGCCTGGAGGAGCTCGCCGCGCGCTACCCCGGCGGCAGCGTCGAGGTGCGGGTGCCCCCGTTCGCGGCCGTGCAGGTCATCGAGGGCCCCCGGCACACCCGCGGCACCCCGCCCGCCGTGGTCGAGATGGACGGCCCCACGTGGATCGCGCTGGCCACCGGCAGCCTGACCTTCTCCGACGCCCGGGCGGCCGGTCGGGTGCAGGCCAGCGGCCAGCGGACTGACCTGGGGGAGCTGCTGCCCCTCGTGCCGCCGGCCCCCGTCTGA